AGGCCACCGACGGAGTCAGCACCCCGACGCCGCACCCCGGCCCGCAACGGCCCTGTCCCTGATTTTGGGCATCACGGCAAAATAGCATCGAATCCATGCTCGACGTATCGCTGCAGAAACTCTCCGAGGCTAGAAGCGATGCGAAAAGGCGGATCGCCGTTGTAGTAGTAGATCTCTGTCGTGTCTGATCGTGTAGATGTGATGCGGGCGCAGAACGCGAAACACATGATGCACCAGTCGCCGATGACGAATAGATCGCGAAGAGTCTCGGGTGCAGACGACCAGACGAGCGGGAGTGGGGCGACGTGAGTAATTGTAGCGTCTGGTAGAGCGAGGTCAGCCGGTGTTGGCAGGGGCCAGAAAGCGAGCATGTCGGAATCCTCCTCCCACATCTCAGTGCCGCCCATGCCGTCGGCAATTTGGAAATATGTCTTGAGGTCTGTCGGCATGACCAGGCCATGAGTCTGCTCGAAGAACTGGATGGTCTCGGCTGACGCTCCCGGTCTGAAGTTAACGCCCTGAGAGCGCCATTTCTGGAGGGTAGCTTCGATAGCTTCATCGAGCGTCATTTTAAGCGTGCGACACAATGGCCGGCTAACATTGTTTAGACTGCCCCAATCGCAGCCCGGATGTGACACCTTGTCAATCTGGAATGGAATGTCTGCGTAGGCTGCGGAATGGTTGGCCCCGTGGACCATCCCACGAACCGCAGTCCCCGCGAATCCCCAGCACCACGCGGACGCCGCACCGCTGGCGCCGTTCGCGACGACCCGCCCTGGCTCCAGCGCCTCTGGAGCCGCCAGCGCGTCCCACTGAACCGCGAAAAACTCCACTGGTGGAGCGTTCATGTCCTGCGTTTCCTCGAATTCATCCGGACCCACCAGGTCGAGGGGCCCATGGACGTCCTCGCCAGCGAGTTCCTCGCCGACCTGGCCGTCCACCAGCCGCCCCCGAGTGAGCGGGGCCAGGGGACAGGTCCTGGGTGGCCTCGGTTCCGAGCTTCCTTCTCCGGTGGCGGTAATGCGTTCGGCGCCGCTTGAACCGTTGGGGCCGAAGATCGGTTCGGAGAAAACTCTTGATGTGTTTGGGGGATCCGGCTTCCTTGGTTCCACGATCGTGGACAGAGCATGCAACAGGATCCGCATGCCGGCGGGCCTCCGGCTCCTCAGCCTCGTGCTGCTGGTGCTGGTGTCGCTGGCGTCGTTGCGGACGGCCGGCGCCGGGTGTGTGAATGGGTCCTCGGTGGGGGCTGCCGTCGGCGGGGATTCGTGCTGCCGGTCGGGTGCGGCTGCCTGCTGTCCGTCGCATTGCTGCGTCCAGTCTCCGGAGAATGCACCGGCTTCACGGCCCCTGCAGGCAGTGCTTCCAGGCGATGGCCCATCGCATCTGTCGCCTGTGGTCCTGCTGCGCGTCCTCCGGCTGTTGCCAAAAGCTCCCGATGCCCCGCCCTTGGGGCGCGGGACGGCTCAATTCGGGGATCTCCCCCCGGGCCTGCCCTTGTTCCTCCGGCAGGCCGCCCTGCTGATCTGAGTTGACCCTGCAACGGGGAGGTCGTGTGCCCGGCGCGGGTGCAGGACCCGCTCACGCGTGCCCGGATACCGCCGGTGGCACGGCTGTGGGCTCCCCAGTCGCGCCGCCCTCCCGTCCCGTAACTCTTGTGCTCCCTGGTCATGCTTCATTCCCGACTTTTCCCAGGGCTCCGGATCGTATCCCGGAGCCATCCTCAGGCTTCACTCACCCGCCGCCATGGCCGCCCCTGCCTGCGGGTGCCGCCGCTCGCTGCCGTTGCCACTGCGCTGGCGCTCGGCGGCGCGGTCCGGATGGCTGCAGCGGACCCGCCCGAGGTTTTGACTCCTGAAGTGGTCGAGCGGTGGGTTCAAATCATGCGGGCCCATCAGCCGGCGCTCGCCGCCTCCGGGGAACGCTCGCGGGCCGCAGCATTGAACGCCGAAGGGATCCGTCGTTTCGAGGACCCGGAAGTCCGTGTGGGTGGTGCGATCTTCAGTCCGGAGGGCATGAATCCGTCCGAATTCGGCAACCTCGTCTACGGGGTTGAACAGAAGCTTCCCGTGCTGGGCAAGGAAACGGCGAACCGCCGGCGCGCCGAGGCCCAGGCGGCGGTCGAGGCGGCGCGGACCTCCGCCCTGTTGCAGGTGTTTCGCAGGGATCTCTCCATCGCCCTGTTCAATGCCGCCCTGACCGGGCGCCGTGCGGCGCTGGCGCAGGAGGATCTGGTGGCGCTGGAGGCGGGCCGGACGGTGGCCGAGGCGCGGTACGGCGCCGGCGAGGGCACTTCGGTGGAGGTCCTGCGGCTGCAGAGTGAGGCGGCGCGGCGCACCACCGACCTGGCCTCGGCGGAGGATGATCTCCGGGCGGCGCGGGCCTCGGTGAACCGCTGGCTCGGACGAGGGCCCGACGCCCCGTTGCCGGCGTTTGGACTTCCGGACCCGGCGCCATTGATCCCCTATTCGCCGCAGCTCCTGCGTCTTGCGAGGCTGGCGGAGCCCCAGTTGCGGATCCTGGATCGCGAACGTGAAGTCGCCGAGGCCGAGTTGGTGGTGAGCCGGCGGCGGCGGCGTCCGGATCTCGGTCTGGGAGTCGAGGGATGGCAGTACGGTGGCGACGGGGGCTTTCGCCAGGGGATGTTCACGCTGTCCCTCAACCTGCCTTGGCTGAACCAGGACCGTTATCGCCGGGACATCGAGCGGGATGCGGCGCGGGTACGGGCCTCCGGGCTCGACGCCCGCGACCGCGAGCTGGAGCTGGAGGAGGAGCTGTACCGCCTGACCACCCGCATCGCCGCCGAGCGCCGGACCGCGCTGGCGTATCGCGACGACATCGTGCCGCGCGCGCGCGCTGCGGATGCCGCCGCCGTGGCGGCCTGGACCTCGGGGCGCGGCACCCTGTCGGAGGTCTTCGACACCCGGAGGGCCCGGCTGGAGGCGGAGCTCGAAGAGGCCCGGGCGATCGCCGGCCAGTGGATCGCGCTGGGTGAACTCCTCCTGTGTTGCGGCCTGGAGGATCTGGATGCCCTCTGGGAATCCGGCTCAAAAGCGGAAACCGCCGCCGCCCAAGCGATCCCTGTCACCGGCCGCTGAACCGTCCTCCTCCGATGAAGCCAATCCTGATCCTCATCGCCCTGATCGCCGCGGCTGCTGCCGGCTGGTGGACCGGTCGCGGTTCCCGTGGGGGAACTCCGGCGTCACCGCCCGAACGACGCATCCTCTTTTACCAGTCCTCCATGCATCCATGGATCCGCTCCGACCAGCCGGGGCGCTGCACGATTTGTGGCATGGAGCTGACGCCCGTTTACGAGGGTGAGAGCGGGGTCGAGATGTCGGGCGACCGGGTCACTCTGGGCTCGAACAGCCTGCATGTGGTGGATGTGCAGACCGCGCCCGCCGTTCGTCAGGCCCTGCGCCGCACGATCCGGGGTGCTGGAACGT
This Verrucomicrobiia bacterium DNA region includes the following protein-coding sequences:
- a CDS encoding TolC family protein gives rise to the protein MLHSRLFPGLRIVSRSHPQASLTRRHGRPCLRVPPLAAVATALALGGAVRMAAADPPEVLTPEVVERWVQIMRAHQPALAASGERSRAAALNAEGIRRFEDPEVRVGGAIFSPEGMNPSEFGNLVYGVEQKLPVLGKETANRRRAEAQAAVEAARTSALLQVFRRDLSIALFNAALTGRRAALAQEDLVALEAGRTVAEARYGAGEGTSVEVLRLQSEAARRTTDLASAEDDLRAARASVNRWLGRGPDAPLPAFGLPDPAPLIPYSPQLLRLARLAEPQLRILDREREVAEAELVVSRRRRRPDLGLGVEGWQYGGDGGFRQGMFTLSLNLPWLNQDRYRRDIERDAARVRASGLDARDRELELEEELYRLTTRIAAERRTALAYRDDIVPRARAADAAAVAAWTSGRGTLSEVFDTRRARLEAELEEARAIAGQWIALGELLLCCGLEDLDALWESGSKAETAAAQAIPVTGR
- a CDS encoding SMI1/KNR4 family protein — encoded protein: MDGQVGEELAGEDVHGPLDLVGPDEFEETQDMNAPPVEFFAVQWDALAAPEALEPGRVVANGASGAASAWCWGFAGTAVRGMVHGANHSAAYADIPFQIDKVSHPGCDWGSLNNVSRPLCRTLKMTLDEAIEATLQKWRSQGVNFRPGASAETIQFFEQTHGLVMPTDLKTYFQIADGMGGTEMWEEDSDMLAFWPLPTPADLALPDATITHVAPLPLVWSSAPETLRDLFVIGDWCIMCFAFCARITSTRSDTTEIYYYNGDPPFRIASSLGEFLQRYVEHGFDAILP